In Panthera leo isolate Ple1 chromosome B3, P.leo_Ple1_pat1.1, whole genome shotgun sequence, a single genomic region encodes these proteins:
- the TCL1B gene encoding T-cell leukemia/lymphoma protein 1B, with translation MASGASPILGMPPHRLWARRPGIYEDEKGRTWVTVVVRLSPSQRARSRASPGGTHEPEPSITVHMWQMPVHPQEPVSPSQLTLSRLPLVWQLYSGRRSTPQRSWS, from the exons ATGGCCTCTGGGGCTTCTCCGATCCTTGGGATGCCCCCACACCGTCTGTGGGCCCGGAGGCCTGGCATCTACGAAGACGAGAAGGGGAGGACCTGGGTGACGGTGGTCGTGCGGCTCAGTCCCTCCCAGAGAGCTCGGAGCAGGGCCTCCCCAGGCGGCACA CATGAGCCTGAGCCCAGCATCACAGTCCACATGTGGCAGATGCCAGTGCACCCCCAGGAGCCCGTGTCCCCCAGCCAGCTGACCCTGTCCCGGCTGCCCCTCGTGTGGCAGCTGTACTCTGGAAGAAG ATCGACTCCACAGAGGAGCTGGTCCTGA